The Myotis daubentonii chromosome 9, mMyoDau2.1, whole genome shotgun sequence genome has a segment encoding these proteins:
- the LOC132240909 gene encoding olfactory receptor 56B4-like: MDTFTSATNSSSLHISQLILMGLPGIHEWQHWLSLPLALLYLLALAANLLIFITIQIEPTLHEPMYHFLGILALVDIGLATTIMPKIMAIFWFDAKAISLPECFAQMYVIHCFFGMESGIFLCMAVDRYIAICHPLRYPSIVTNAFMVKVTGFMVLRNSLLTIPVPVLAAQRLYCSKNEIDHCLCSNLGVISLACDDITVNKFYQLFSAWIILGSDMALVFSSYALILHTMLRLNSTKAMSKSLSTCSSHLILIFFFYTGIIVLSVTHLVEEKIPLIPVLLNVLHNVIPPALNPMVYALRMGELRLGFQRIQGWVNFPPTSEVTLAL, from the coding sequence ATGGACACCTTCACCAGTGCTACCAACAGTTCCAGCCTCCACATCTCCCAGTTAATCTTGATGGGGCTCCCAGGCATTCACGAGTGGCAGCActggctctccctgcccctggctctgCTCTACCTATTAGCTCTTGCTGCCAATCTCCTCATATTCATCACCATCCAAATTGAGCCCACCCTACATGAGCCCATGTACCATTTTCTGGGCATATTGGCACTTGTCGACATTGGCTTGGCCACCACCATTATGCCCAAGATTATGGCTATCTTCTGGTTTGATGCCAAGGCCATCAGCCTCCCTGAATGTTTTGCTCAGATGTATGTCATCCACTGCTTCTTTGGTATGGAGTCTGGTATCTTCCTCTGCATGGCAGTGGACAGATACATAGCCATCTGTCACCCTCTTCGATACCCCTCCATAGTCACTAACGCTTTTATGGTCAAGGTCACAGGATTCATGGTGCTCAGAAATAGCTTGTTGACCATCCCAGTGCCTGTCCTGGCTGCCCAAAGACTCTACTGCTCCAAGAATGAAATTGACCACTGCCTGTGCTCTAACTTGGgggtcatcagcctggcttgtgatgACATCACTGTGAACAAATTTTACCAACTGTTCTCAGCATGGATCATACTTGGGAGCGATATGGCTCTGGTTTTTTCTTCCTATGCACTAATCCTTCACACTATGCTGAGGCTGAACTCAACCAAAGCAATGTCCAAGTCTCTGAGCACCTGCAGCTCCCATCTCatcctcattttcttcttctacaCAGGTATCATTGTGCTGTCTGTCACACACCTTGTAGAAGAAAAGATTCCCCTTATCCCTGTACTCCTTAATGTGCTGCACAATGTTATCCCCCCTGCTCTCAACCCCATGGTCTATGCTCTCAGGATGGGAGAGCTCAGACTGGGTTTCCAGAGGATACAGGGGTGGGTGAATTTTCCACCCACATCAGAAGTAACCTTAGCTTTATAA
- the LOC132240910 gene encoding olfactory receptor 52B2 yields MTHTNLTIFHPAVFVLLGIPGLEVYHNWLSIPLCLMYITAVLGNSVLIMVIIKSVNLHEPMYFFLSMLAITDILLSTTTVPKALAIFWFHSHDIAFDACVTQVFFVHVMFVGESAILLAMAFDRFVAICAPLHYSTVLTWPVVGRIALAIVTRSFCIIFPVIFLLKRLPFCRTNIIPHSYCEHIGVARLACADITVNIWYGFSVPIVMVILDVILITVSYSLILRAVFRLPSQDARHKALSTCGSHLCVILMFYVPSFFTLLTHRFGHNIPRHVHILLANLYIVVPPMLNPIVYGVKTKQIREGVANRFFDMKAWCCASPLG; encoded by the coding sequence ATGACTCACACCAACCTTACCATCTTCCACCCTGCAGTTTTTGTCCTACTCGGCATCCCTGGGCTGGAGGTGTATCACAACTGGCTGTCCATACCCCTCTGCCTCATGTATATCACGGCAGTCCTGGGGAACAGCGTCCTGATAATGGTCATCATCAAGAGCGTTAACCTTCATGAGCCCATGTACTTTTTCCTTTCCATGCTGGCCATCACGGACATCCTGCTGTCCACCACTACTGTACCCAAGGCCCTAGCCATCTTTTGGTTCCATTCCCATGACATTGCCTTCGATGCCTGTGTCACCCAAGTTTTCTTTGTCCATGTGATGTTTGTGGGGGAGTCAGCCATCCTATTAGCTATGGCCTTTGACCGCTTTGTGGCCATCTGTGCTCCTCTGCATTATTCAACAGTGCTAACATGGCCTGTTGTGGGAAGAATTGCTCTGGCCATTGTCACCCGAAGCTTCTGCATCATCTTCCCAGTGATTTTCTTGCTGAAGCGGCTGCCCTTCTGCCGGACCAACATCATCCCCCATTCCTACTGTGAGCATATTGGAGTGGCCCGCTTAGCCTGTGCTGACATCACTGTTAATATCTGGTATGGCTTCTCAGTGCCCATTGTCATGGTCATCTTGGATGTAATCCTCATCACTGTGTCTTACTCACTGATCCTCCGAGCAGTGTTTCGTTTACCTTCCCAGGATGCCCGGCACAAGGCTCTCAGCACTTGTGGCTCCCATCTCTGTGTCATCCTCATGTTTTATGTTCCCTCCTTCTTTACCTTATTGACCCACCGCTTTGGACATAACATTCCTCGACATGTCCATATCCTGCTGGCAAATCTTTATATAGTGGTGCCACCAATGCTCAACCCCATTGTCTATGGTGTGAAGACTAAGCAGATCCGGGAGGGTGTAGCAAACCGGTTCTTTGACATGAAGGCTTGGTGCTGTGCTTCCCCTCTGGGCTGA
- the LOC132240898 gene encoding olfactory receptor 52W1, which produces MAEVPQPNSTFSRPAFFLLTGIPGLGGTQAWLTLVFGPMYLLALLGNGTMLAVVQVDSTLHQPMFLLLATLAATDLGLATSVGPGLLAVMWLGPRPLPYAACLVQMFFVHALTAMESGVLLAMACDRAVAVGSPLHYSILVTKARVGYAALALALKAVAIVVPFPLLVARFEHFQAKTIEHAYCAHMAVVELVVGNTRANNLYGLALSLAVSGVDILGITGSYGLIAHTVLRLPTKEARAKAFGTCSSHICVILAFYVPGLFSYLTHRFGRLTVPKPVHILLSNIYLLLPPALNPLIYGARTKQIRDRLLETFTFRKSQF; this is translated from the coding sequence ATGGCAGAAGTTCCACAGCCCAACTCCACCTTCTCACGCCCAGCCTTCTTCCTACTGACTGGCATCCCAGGCCTAGGAGGGACCCAGGCCTGGCTGACACTGGTCTTTGGGCCCATGTATCTGCTGGCCCTGCTGGGCAATGGAACAATGCTGGCAGTGGTGCAGGTAGATTCCACACTGCACCAGCCCATGTTTCTCCTCCTGGCCACCCTGGCAGCCACAGACCTGGGCTTAGCCACATCCGTAGGCCCAGGGTTGCTGGCTGTGATGTGGctcgggccccgccccctgccataTGCTGCCTGCCTGGTCCAGATGTTCTTTGTCCACGCACTGACTGCCATGGAATCTGGTGTACTCCTGGCCATGGCCTGTGATCGCGCCGTGGCAGTAGGGAGTCCACTGCACTACTCTATCCTTGTCACCAAAGCTCGTGTGGGATACGCAGCCCTGGCACTGGCACTAAAAGCTGTGGCTATTGTTGTGCCTTTCCCTCTGTTGGTGGCACGATTTGAACACTTCCAAGCCAAGACCATAGAGCATGCCTACTGTGCTCACATGGCGGTGGTGGAGCTGGTGGTGGGTAACACACGGGCCAACAATTTGTATGGGCTAGCGCTCTCACTGGCCGTGTCGGGTGTAGATATCCTGGGCATCACTGGCTCTTATGGGCTCATTGCCCACACGGTGCTGCGACTGCCTACCAAGGAGGCCCGTGCTAAGGCCTTTGGCACGTGTAGTTCCCACATCTGTGTCATTCTGGCTTTCTATGTGCCTGGTCTCTTCTCCTACCTCACACACCGCTTTGGTCGTCTCACTGTCCCCAAGCCCGTACACATCCTTCTCTCTAACATCTACTtgctgctgccacctgccctcaACCCTCTCATCTATGGGGCCCGCACCAAGCAGATCCGGGACCGGCTCCTGGAAACCTTCACATTCAGAAAAAGCCAGTTCTGA